A portion of the Lolium rigidum isolate FL_2022 chromosome 1, APGP_CSIRO_Lrig_0.1, whole genome shotgun sequence genome contains these proteins:
- the LOC124684428 gene encoding uncharacterized protein LOC124684428, with amino-acid sequence MAASVPGPRRRRLVAPILVALLHVLAALAPPRCAAAGLGLSRFQAWDLLPRRLAWSLMGDTIHSAVDLLPTFVAFAAPGGPAAAWRGACFTDNEAVITLTPGPGGRNGTATAGAVLHLKTAAAQSWTCMDLYVFATPYRIGWDYYTTAHQHTFEIKSWEDAGEMEYVKQHGIAIFLMPSGLLGTLLSLVDVIPLFSNTVWGQNANLAFLQKRMGASFEKRSQPWSANIRKEDVHSGDFLALSKIRGRWGGFQTLEKWVTGAFAGHTAVCLKDENGTLWIAESGYENKKGEEIIAVVPWDEWWGMALKDDSNPQVALLPLHPDVRAKFNESAAWEFARGMYGKPYGYHNMIFSWIDTMSENYPPPLDANLVMAAMSMWSRLQPRYASNMWNEALNKRLGTEQLDLHGIITETEKRGMSFNQLLTIPEQDEWEYSDGKSTTCVAFILSMYKAAGVFAPFTESIQVTEFTIRDAYMLRMFEDNRTRLPRWCNGDADGLPFCQILGEYKMELPEYNTIEPYANMNENCPSSPPTYNRPMRC; translated from the exons ATGGCGGCATCAGTGCCCGGGCCGCGGCGTCGACGCCTCGTCGCGCCTATCCTCGTCGCCCTTCTCCACGTCTTGGCGGCTCTTGCTCCGCCGCGATGCGCAGCCGCTGGGTTGGGGCTGTCGCGGTTCCAGGCCTGGGACCTTCTGCCGCGGCGGCTGGCGTGGTCGCTCATGGGCGACACCATACACAGCGCCGTCGACCTCCTCCCCACCTTCGTCGCCTTCGCCGCGCCCGGCGGCCCCGCTGCGGCCTGGCGCGGCGCGTGCTTCACGGACAACGAGGCCGTCATCACCCTCACGCCCGGGCCTGGCGGACGCAACGGCACGGCCACCGCCGGCGCCGTCCTACACCTCAAG ACTGCTGCAGCTCAGAGCTGGACATGCATGGATCTGTATGTATTTGCAACGCCATACAGGATAGGATGGGATTACTACACTACGGCGCATCAACACACCTTCGAGATCAAATCGTGGGAAGATGCGGGAGAAATGGAATAT GTAAAGCAGCATGGAATCGCCATTTTTCTCATGCCGTCTGGACTGCTTGGAACATTGTTATCCCTGGTCGATGTCATACCTCTGTTTTCCAATACTGTCTGGGGACAGAACGCCAACTTGGCCTTTCTTCAGAAGCGCATGGGAGCTTCATTTGAGAAGCGTTCTCAGCCTTGGTCTGCTAACATAAGGAAAGAGGATGTGCACTCTGGTGATTTCCTCGCTCTTTCCAAGATTCGAGGACGGTGGGGTGGGTTTCAGACATTAGAGAAATGGGTGACTGGTGCATTTGCTGGGCATACCGCGGTTTGCTTGAAAGATGAGAACGGCACTCTCTGGATTGCAGAGTCAGGCTATGAAAACAAAAAG GGTGAGGAAATCATTGCTGTAGTTCCATGGGATGAATGGTGGGGAATGGCCCTTAAAGATGACTCAAATCCTCAGGTTGCATTGTTGCCGTTACACCCTGATGTGCGGGCCAAGTTCAATGAAAGTGCTGCATGGGAATTTGCTCGAGGCATGTACGGAAAACCATATGGCTATCATAATATGATATTCAGTTGGATTGATACAATGTCGGAAAATTACCCACCACCTCTTGATGCTAACCTG GTAATGGCTGCTATGTCAATGTGGAGCCGATTGCAACCACGCTATGCTTCTAACATGTGGAATGAAGCCCTTAATAAACGACTTGGGACTGAG CAACTAGATCTTCACGGGATCATCACGGAGACGGAGAAACGGGGCATGTCATTCAACCAGCTGCTCACCATACCAGAGCAAGACGAGTGGGAATACAGCGATGGCAAGTCGACAACCTGTGTCGCCTTCATCCTCTCCATGTACAAGGCGGCTGGTGTGTTCGCTCCCTTCACGGAGTCGATCCAGGTCACGGAATTCACT ATTCGGGACGCATACATGCTGAGGATGTTTGAGGACAACCGGACGAGGCTGCCACGGTGGTGCAACGGCGACGCGGACGGGCTCCCCTTTTGCCAGATCCTCGGGGAGTACAAGATGGAGCTCCCGGAGTACAACACCATCGAGCCCTATGCCAACATGAACGAAAACTGTCCATCCTCACCGCCTACATACAACAGGCCGATGCGATGTTGA
- the LOC124684429 gene encoding dynamin-2A-like, whose amino-acid sequence MEAIEELSELADITTQASGLLADDDPADGATRRGGSSFLTVVALGNVGAGKSAVLNGLIGHPVLPTGENGATRAPICVDLQRDASLSSKTVVLHIDSKSQQVSASSLRHSLQDRLTKAGSSAKGRSDEINVKLSTSTAPPLKLIDLPGIDQRSMDESAIGNSVVRSDAILLVIIPALQAPDVASSRALRLARELDSEGTRTIGVLSKVDQAAGEQKAIGAVQALLANQGPRTAKDILWVATIGQTVPTASAQSGVGSETSPETYWQPEAESLLSILCGAPLSKLGRVALVDSLSRQIRTRIRVRLPHLLNGLQGKSQIIQEELAKLGEQMVQTSEGTRVIALGLCREFEDVFLQHIAGGEGAGWKVVASFEGKFPTRVKQLPLDRHFDMKNVKKVVLEADGYQPYLISPERGLKSLIKGLLELAKEPSTLLVDEVHRVLLDIVSAAANATPGLGRYPPFKREVIAIASAALEGFKNEARKMVVALVDMERAFVPPQHFIRLVQKRMERQRHEDELKNRAMKKSSDADQNRATSPLAQGKEESNLQILGPAGEITAGFLFKRRAKGNDWSRRWFVLNEKSGKLGYTKKQEERHFRGVINLEECNLEEILDEEDPPRSSKDSRRSSGTDFGKAPSLIFKITNKVAYKHVLKAHSNVVLKAESMADKTEWVARIKSIVAKRTTVSEGGSLMRQSHSDGSLDTMLRKPADPEEELRWISQEVRGYVEAVLSSLAANVPKLSILDLAVVLCQIEKAKEDMLNQLYTSISTQSIARIEELIQEDHNVKRRRTKFQMQSSLLSKVTRLLSIHDNRSNDSARSDISPTDVQSGEEWRSAFDGSSRGHRNSNASQDCDSLVGTNSGIRHMPSRTPPQLPPQGSRLGYGF is encoded by the exons ATGGAGGCGATAGAGGAGCTCTCAGAACTCGCCGATATCACGACGCAAGCCTCCGGGCTGCTCGCGGACGATGACCCGGCCGACGGCGCGACACGGCGCGGCGGCTCCTCGTTCCTCACCGTCGTCGCGCTCGGCAACGTC GGCGCAGGGAAATCGGCGGTGCTCAATGGCTTGATCGGCCATCCTGTGCTC CCTACTGGGGAGAATGGAGCGACCAGGGCCCCAATCTGTGTAGACCTGCAGCGGGATGCGTCGCTCAGCAGCAAAACCGTTGTGCTGCACATCGACAGCAAGTCGCAGCAGGTTTCTGCCA GTTCCCTCAGGCACTCGTTGCAGGACCGGTTGACTAAGGCTGGAAGTTCTGCTAAGGGTCGATCAGACGAGATAAACGTGAAATTATCCACCAGCACAG CCCCTCCATTGAAATTGATTGATTTACCAGGGATTGATCAGCGTAGCATGGATGAATCAGCA ATTGGGAACTCTGTGGTACGTAGTGACGCAATTCTGCTAGTTATCATTCCAGCTCTACAAGCGCCTGATGTGGCATCTTCTCGTGCTCTACGGCTTGCCAGAGAGTTGGATTCGGAAG GTACTAGAACCATTGGAGTCTTGAGCAAAGTTGATCAGGCAGCTGGAGAACAGAAAGCTATTGGTGCTGTTCAGGCCCTGCTTGCGAACCAAGGTCCAAGAACTGCAAAAGACATTTTGTGGGTAGCTACGATTGGACAAACTGTTCCCACTGCGTCTGCCCAGTCAGGAGTAGGTTCTGAAACCTCACCAGAAACTTATTGGCAACCTGAAGCTGAAAGCCTTTTATCTATACTTTGTGGAGCTCCTCTTAGTAAACTTGGTCGAGTAGCTTTAGTTGATTCACTTTCTAGGCAGATAAGGACAAGGATAAGAGTTAGGCTCCCACATCTCTTGAATGG tcttcaagggaagtcTCAAATAATTCAGGAGGAATTAGCAAAGCTTGGAGAACAGATGGTCCAAACTTCCGAAGGAACCCGGGTAATTGCTTTAGGGCTTTGCCGGGAATTTGAGGATGTGTTTCTCCAGCACATTGCAGGTGGTGAG GGTGCAGGTTGGAAAGTTGTGGCTAGCTTTGAGGGGAAATTTCCAACAAGGGTTAAACAACTCCCTTTGGACAGGCATTTTGATATGAAAAATGTCAAAAAG GTTGTTCTAGAAGCCGATGGCTATCAGCCATACCTGATATCACCCGAGAGAGgcttaaagtctcttataaaaggACTTCTAGAGTTAGCAAAGGAACCATCAACACTTCTTGTGGATGAG GTTCATCGTGTATTGCTAGATATAGTATCAGCTGCAGCAAATGCCACTCCAGGACTTGGTAGATATCCCCCTTTCAAGCGTGAG GTAATTGCGATTGCATCTGCTGCTCTAGAGGGTTTTAAAAATGAAGCCAGAAAGATGGTTGTTGCACTGGTTGATATGGAGCGTGCATTTGTACCTCCCCAGCATTTTATCCGCTTGGTGCAGAAAAG AATGGAAAGGCAACGTCATGAAGATGAGTTGAAAAATCGCGCTATGAAGAAGAGTTCAGATGCAGACCAAAACAGA GCCACGAGCCCACTAGCCCAAGGAAAAGAAGAATCAAATTTACAAATTCTAGGACCTGCTGGAGAAATTACAGCTG GTTTTCTGTTTAAAAGGCGTGCAAAAGGAAATGACTGGAGCAGGCGATGGTTTGTTCTAAATGAGAAAAGTGGAAAG CTTGGATACACTAAGAAACAAGAGGAGAGACACTTCCGGGGTGTCATCAATTTGGAG GAGTGTAATCTTGAAGAGATTTTAGATGAGGAAGATCCTCCAAGAAGTTCTAAAGATTCTAGAAGGTCAAGTGGGACAGATTTCGGAAAAGCTCCTAGTCTCATTTTCAAGATTACTAATAAGGTTGCTTATAAACATGTTTTGAaag CTCACAGCAATGTTGTACTGAAGGCTGAAAGTATGGCTGACAAAACTGAATGGGTTGCCAGAATTAAGAGTATTGTTGCAAAGAGAACAACTGTTTCAGAAGGTGGTTCACTGATGAGGCAAAGCCATTCAGATGGTTCGCTA GACACAATGCTAAGAAAACCTGCAGATCCTGAAGAAGAGCTTCGATGGATATCTCAGGAAGTTCGTGGATATGTGGAAGCTGTTCTCAGTAGTCTTGCGGCAAATGTTCCCAAGTTAAGTATTCTGGATCTT GCTGTCGTTCTTTGCCAAATTGAGAAGGCAAAGGAAGACATGCTTAATCAGCTCTATACTTCCATAAG CACGCAAAGCATTGCCAGGATTGAAGAGCTCATCCAGGAGGATCATAACGTGAAGCGCAGGCGCACAAAATTTCAAATGCAATCATCCCTTCTGTCCAAGGTTACTCGCCTGCTCAGTATCCATGACAATCGCTCAAATGATTCTGCTAGATCAG ATATTAGCCCAACCGATGTGCAATCCGGAGAAGAATGGAGATCTGCATTTGATGGAAGTAGCCGTGGCCATCGAAATAGTAATGCATCACAAGATTGTGACTCGCTGGTCGGAACAAACTCTGGGATTCGCCACATGCCAAGTCGAACGCCGCCACAGCTGCCACCACAGGGCAGTCGCTTGGGGTATGGCTTCTAA